One Luteibacter aegosomaticola genomic window carries:
- a CDS encoding Lrp/AsnC family transcriptional regulator — protein sequence MQGNLDRTDLRILATLQANGRISNAELATEVNLSPSACLRRVQRLEGDGIIAGYGARLEPRAIGLGLQAFVRVQLSRHESEAVAAFSATVADWDEVVACHALTGDMDYLLQVYVADLDGFSAFLLDRLLNAAGVADVNTSFVLRTVKASTALPLGNAKPA from the coding sequence ATGCAAGGCAACCTCGATCGCACCGATCTGCGCATCCTGGCCACCCTCCAGGCGAACGGCCGCATCAGCAATGCCGAGCTGGCCACCGAGGTGAACCTTTCACCGTCGGCGTGCCTGCGCCGGGTGCAGCGTCTCGAGGGCGACGGGATCATCGCGGGCTATGGCGCCCGGCTGGAGCCGCGGGCCATCGGCCTGGGCTTGCAGGCCTTCGTCCGCGTGCAGCTATCCCGGCATGAAAGCGAGGCGGTCGCCGCCTTCTCGGCCACGGTGGCCGACTGGGACGAGGTCGTGGCCTGCCATGCCCTCACCGGCGACATGGACTACCTGCTCCAGGTGTACGTGGCCGATCTCGACGGCTTCTCGGCCTTCCTGCTGGACCGCCTGCTCAATGCGGCCGGCGTCGCCGACGTGAATACGAGCTTCGTCCTGCGTACGGTGAAAGCGAGCACTGCCTTGCCGCTCGGCAATGCCAAGCCAGCGTGA